In Saccharothrix syringae, the following are encoded in one genomic region:
- a CDS encoding ABC transporter ATP-binding protein: MHDGSGRIVVQGLTKQFGPVAAVQNLSFTVEPGSVTGFLGPNGAGKTTTLRMLLGLVTPTAGTALINGAPFERLGNPGRVVGAVLEAQGFHPKRTARNHLRVYAAAIGVPDGRAEQVLQLVGLGAAGDRKAGGFSLGMKQRLALATALLGDPQVLVLDEPANGLDPEGIAWLRAFLQSFARSGRTVLISSHLLAEVEQTVDQVVIISRGQTMYHGPLDNLRAQQQARVLVQPSDAGALVNALREEGVAGIEQLPDGRIAVTGVEARQVADTALKAGVSIYGIEEEKADLERLFFQLTSGQYAAPGQFGQPGTGYYAPPPGYQQPPVPPGYQQPGYQQPPNPYAAPPGPQTPGTGYHQPVPPPGTGYHQPVQPPPGYQQPPPPDNPYGPQQGQGGLGGGA; the protein is encoded by the coding sequence GTGCACGACGGCAGTGGCCGCATCGTGGTGCAGGGCTTGACCAAGCAGTTCGGTCCGGTCGCGGCGGTGCAGAACCTGAGCTTCACGGTGGAACCCGGTTCGGTGACCGGCTTCCTCGGCCCCAACGGGGCAGGCAAGACCACCACCCTGCGGATGCTGCTCGGCCTGGTGACCCCGACCGCGGGCACGGCGCTGATCAACGGCGCCCCGTTCGAGCGGCTGGGCAACCCGGGCCGGGTGGTCGGCGCGGTGCTGGAGGCGCAGGGCTTCCACCCCAAGCGCACCGCGCGCAACCACCTGCGCGTCTACGCCGCCGCGATCGGCGTGCCGGACGGGCGGGCCGAGCAGGTGCTCCAACTGGTGGGCCTGGGCGCGGCGGGTGACCGCAAGGCGGGCGGGTTCTCGCTGGGCATGAAGCAGCGGTTGGCGCTGGCCACCGCGCTGCTGGGCGACCCGCAGGTCCTGGTGCTCGACGAGCCGGCCAACGGCCTGGACCCCGAGGGCATCGCGTGGCTGCGGGCGTTCCTCCAGTCGTTCGCGCGCAGCGGGCGGACCGTGCTGATCTCCAGCCACCTGCTGGCCGAGGTCGAGCAGACCGTCGACCAGGTGGTGATCATCAGCCGCGGCCAGACCATGTACCACGGGCCGCTGGACAACCTGCGCGCGCAGCAGCAGGCGCGGGTGCTGGTGCAGCCGTCGGACGCCGGCGCGCTGGTCAACGCGTTGCGCGAGGAGGGCGTCGCGGGCATCGAGCAGCTGCCCGACGGCCGGATCGCGGTCACCGGCGTGGAGGCCAGGCAGGTCGCGGACACCGCGCTGAAGGCGGGCGTGTCGATCTACGGGATCGAGGAGGAGAAGGCCGACCTGGAGCGGCTGTTCTTCCAGCTCACCAGCGGTCAGTACGCGGCGCCGGGGCAGTTCGGGCAGCCGGGCACCGGCTACTACGCCCCGCCGCCGGGCTACCAGCAGCCGCCCGTGCCGCCGGGGTACCAGCAGCCCGGCTACCAGCAGCCACCGAACCCGTACGCGGCACCGCCGGGCCCGCAGACCCCGGGCACCGGCTACCACCAGCCCGTACCGCCCCCGGGCACGGGCTACCACCAGCCGGTGCAGCCGCCGCCCGGGTACCAGCAGCCACCACCGCCGGACAACCCGTACGGACCACAGCAGGGACAGGGCGGCCTGGGGGGCGGCGCGTGA
- the ald gene encoding alanine dehydrogenase gives MRIAVPREIKNHEYRVALTPAGAHELTARGHDVYVEAGAGLGSAIPDEEYLAAGAKVLASADDVWTEGELVLKVKEPIAEEYSRLRKGQVLFTYLHLAADRPLTEALLASGTTAIAYETVQTANGALPLLAPMSEVAGRLAPQVGAFALMRPSGGRGVLPGGVPGVHPARVVVIGGGVAGLNAATIAAGMGSDVEILDTNVDRLRHVDALFQGRLRTVTSTRYAVEQAVREADLVIGAVLVPGAKAPKLVSNELVAQMKPGSVLVDIAIDQGGCFADSRPTTHADPTYRVHDSVFYCVANMPGAVPRTSTYALTNVTLPYAVALADRGWRAALDADPALALGLNTHEGALTNLPVAQAHDMAHTAI, from the coding sequence GTGCGGATCGCAGTTCCCCGCGAGATCAAGAACCACGAGTACCGCGTCGCGCTGACCCCGGCGGGCGCCCACGAGCTGACCGCGCGCGGCCACGACGTCTACGTGGAGGCGGGCGCGGGGCTCGGTTCCGCCATCCCCGACGAGGAGTACCTGGCCGCCGGCGCGAAGGTGCTGGCGAGCGCCGACGACGTGTGGACCGAGGGCGAGCTGGTGCTCAAGGTCAAGGAGCCCATCGCCGAGGAGTACTCGCGGCTGCGCAAGGGCCAGGTCCTGTTCACCTACCTGCACCTGGCCGCCGACCGGCCGCTGACCGAGGCGCTGCTGGCCTCGGGCACCACGGCCATCGCCTACGAGACCGTGCAGACCGCGAACGGCGCGCTGCCGCTGCTGGCCCCGATGTCCGAGGTCGCGGGCAGGCTGGCACCGCAGGTGGGCGCGTTCGCGCTGATGAGGCCGTCCGGCGGCCGGGGCGTGCTGCCCGGCGGCGTGCCCGGCGTGCACCCGGCGCGCGTGGTCGTGATCGGCGGCGGCGTGGCGGGCCTGAACGCGGCCACCATCGCCGCGGGCATGGGCTCCGACGTGGAGATCCTGGACACCAACGTCGACCGGCTGCGGCACGTCGACGCCCTGTTCCAGGGCCGGCTGCGCACGGTCACCTCCACCCGCTACGCGGTCGAGCAGGCCGTGCGCGAGGCGGACCTGGTCATCGGCGCGGTGCTGGTGCCCGGCGCGAAGGCGCCGAAGCTGGTGTCCAACGAGCTGGTGGCGCAGATGAAGCCCGGCTCGGTGCTGGTCGACATCGCCATCGACCAGGGCGGCTGCTTCGCCGACTCGCGGCCGACCACGCACGCCGACCCGACCTACCGGGTGCACGACTCGGTCTTCTACTGCGTGGCCAACATGCCGGGCGCGGTGCCGCGCACCTCGACCTACGCGCTGACCAACGTGACCCTGCCCTACGCGGTGGCGCTGGCCGACCGGGGCTGGCGGGCGGCGCTGGACGCCGACCCGGCGCTGGCCCTGGGGCTGAACACCCACGAGGGCGCGCTGACCAACCTGCCCGTGGCGCAGGCCCACGACATGGCGCACACCGCGATCTGA
- a CDS encoding ABC-2 transporter permease, translated as MGNLIKAEFRKTTTTGLWWGLMIPTVLLALGWALGWGALGNSVMDAIDSDEVRQMTEVLGVDPANWQVAVFGIARSINVATVFPMIFGGLAIANEINRKTITTTFLTAPSRVSALSAKMLVYVIWGAIYGLAIVAAVSIGIALTSDAGALPSAGGWLALAGVGVLSSILMTMFGVGVGALMTSVIGTTVVLLLYMLIIENGIQLVLASQGLPEVIGFLPNGAVNGLTGSVAASLFLSNAGVVPEGLVDGLRALAGALGAFDWWLSGLIFLVWTALFFVGGWAATQRKDIT; from the coding sequence ATGGGCAACCTGATCAAGGCGGAGTTCCGCAAGACGACCACCACGGGCCTGTGGTGGGGCCTGATGATCCCGACCGTGCTGCTCGCCCTGGGCTGGGCGCTCGGCTGGGGCGCGCTGGGCAACAGCGTCATGGACGCGATCGACAGCGACGAGGTCCGGCAGATGACCGAGGTGCTGGGCGTCGACCCGGCGAACTGGCAGGTCGCCGTGTTCGGGATCGCGCGCAGCATCAACGTGGCCACCGTGTTCCCGATGATCTTCGGCGGCCTGGCGATCGCCAACGAGATCAACCGCAAGACGATCACCACCACCTTCCTGACCGCGCCGAGCCGGGTGTCGGCGCTGAGCGCGAAGATGCTGGTCTACGTGATCTGGGGCGCGATCTACGGCCTGGCGATCGTGGCCGCGGTGAGCATCGGCATCGCGCTGACCTCGGACGCGGGCGCGCTGCCGAGCGCCGGGGGCTGGCTCGCGCTGGCCGGCGTCGGCGTCCTGTCGTCGATCCTGATGACCATGTTCGGCGTGGGCGTCGGCGCGCTGATGACCAGCGTGATCGGCACCACCGTGGTGCTGCTGCTCTACATGCTGATCATCGAGAACGGCATCCAGCTGGTGCTGGCCTCGCAGGGCCTGCCGGAGGTCATCGGCTTCCTGCCCAACGGCGCGGTGAACGGCCTGACCGGCTCGGTGGCCGCGTCGCTGTTCCTGTCCAACGCGGGCGTGGTGCCGGAGGGCCTGGTGGACGGCCTGCGGGCGCTGGCGGGGGCCCTCGGCGCGTTCGACTGGTGGCTGAGCGGGCTGATCTTCCTGGTGTGGACCGCGCTGTTCTTCGTCGGCGGCTGGGCCGCCACGCAGCGCAAGGACATCACCTGA
- a CDS encoding ABC transporter ATP-binding protein, translating to MEAVTTPDGWIRRLAKACWRHRSLVVLSVLAAVVGVGLQAVGPLLVKAAVDDAVAGRTDRLAWLAVVLVGLEVLTFGSAFMRRYLGGRLAVDVQHDLRQAVFGAVQRLDGPKQDALRTGQVVSRSITDLQLVNSLLSMTPLAFGTVVFALAALVAMFWLSPLLTLIALVIVPAVGVVAARSRLTLFPATWSAQQRAADVAQHVEETVTGVRVVKGFGQEAREVARLEQRAKVLFAERMRAARLTAKPAATLNALPYLGQVAVLALGGWLALRGQVSLGTFVAFATYVANLVGPARLLSSLMVTAQLARAGVERVYELVDSQPDVVDGERDVPAGPVSVELRDTSFGYTRSEPVLAGVSLRVEPGETLAVVGTAGSGKSTISLLLPRFYDVHSGSVRVGDVDVRELRLSSLRRTVGVVFEEAFLFSDTVRANIAYGLPDASDEQVRAAARAAEAHEFIEALPRGYDTVVGERGLTLSGGQRQRVALARALLSDPRVLVLDDATSAVDTATEAAIHRTLASVTAGRTTILIAHRRSSLTLADRIAVLDAGRVVDVGTHEELHERCRLYRDLLAGPGEAIEQVDPRADARLEPGPDGVTPELWPAPEGDELAVRAANRSVAAAPRARGGGGTSALLGGTPPTPELMARVHALPPATEEPDLRGEDPTAPDPGFRLRTLLRPVRWAMLGVGGLLLVDTALAVALPGLVRVGVDRGVVGNAPGWLWAVGAIGFALVAMGWASAAAGAVVTSRVGERLLYLLRVRSYAHLQRLGLDYYEREMAGRIMTRMTTDVNALSSFLQTGLTTFAISVLTVVGIAVALVVTDPGLALVALSVLPVLLIATVIFQRLSSAAYAEARERVSAVNADLQENVSGLRVSQAYTREARSAEAFAERSDAYRRSRIRAQRYIATYFPFLALLSGVAQAAILVVGAYRVADGTLSPGVLLAFVLYLGLFFAPLYQLSGVFDGYQQARVGLSRIGDLLRTPTTVPPATNPVPVTALRGEVELRNVTFAYQGTDHPALEDVSLHVAPGETVALVGATGAGKSTLVKLVARFYDATSGQVLVDGVDVRDYDLSALRQRLGVVPQEAHLFGGDVAENVAYGKPDATRAEVESAVRAVGALPVVASLPNAFHQQVGERGQALSAGQRQLVALARAELVQPALLLLDEATAALDPATESAVLAASDHLAGARTTFVVAHRLATAARADRIVVLDGGRVAEVGTHTELLAAGGRYARLWAHSVGDAVPGDTVTDDDLTSAQAG from the coding sequence GTGGAGGCCGTGACTACTCCCGACGGCTGGATCCGCAGACTCGCCAAGGCGTGCTGGCGGCACCGCTCCCTCGTGGTGCTCTCGGTCCTCGCCGCCGTCGTCGGGGTCGGCCTCCAGGCGGTCGGCCCGCTGCTGGTCAAGGCCGCCGTGGACGACGCCGTGGCCGGGCGCACCGACCGGCTGGCGTGGCTCGCGGTCGTCCTGGTCGGCCTGGAGGTGCTGACCTTCGGCTCCGCGTTCATGCGCCGCTACCTGGGCGGCCGGCTGGCCGTGGACGTGCAGCACGACCTGCGCCAGGCGGTCTTCGGCGCGGTGCAGCGGCTGGACGGGCCGAAGCAGGACGCGCTGCGCACCGGCCAGGTGGTGTCCCGCTCGATCACCGACCTCCAGCTGGTCAACAGCCTGCTGTCGATGACCCCGCTGGCGTTCGGCACGGTCGTGTTCGCCCTCGCCGCGCTGGTGGCGATGTTCTGGCTGTCGCCGCTGCTCACCCTGATCGCCCTGGTGATCGTGCCCGCCGTGGGCGTGGTCGCGGCGCGCAGCAGGCTGACGCTGTTCCCGGCCACGTGGTCGGCCCAGCAGCGGGCGGCGGACGTGGCGCAGCACGTCGAGGAGACCGTCACCGGCGTGCGCGTGGTGAAGGGCTTCGGCCAGGAGGCGCGCGAGGTCGCCCGGCTGGAGCAGCGGGCGAAGGTGCTGTTCGCCGAGCGGATGCGGGCGGCCCGGCTGACCGCGAAGCCCGCCGCCACCCTGAACGCGCTGCCCTACCTGGGCCAGGTGGCGGTGCTGGCGCTGGGCGGCTGGCTGGCGCTGCGCGGCCAGGTGTCGCTGGGCACGTTCGTGGCGTTCGCGACCTACGTGGCGAACCTGGTCGGCCCGGCCCGGCTGCTGTCGAGCCTGATGGTGACCGCCCAGCTCGCGCGGGCGGGCGTGGAGCGGGTCTACGAGCTGGTCGACTCGCAGCCGGACGTGGTCGACGGCGAGCGGGACGTGCCCGCCGGCCCGGTGTCGGTCGAGCTGCGGGACACCTCGTTCGGCTACACGCGCAGCGAACCGGTGCTGGCCGGGGTGTCGCTGCGGGTCGAGCCGGGCGAGACGCTGGCGGTCGTGGGCACCGCCGGGTCGGGCAAGTCGACGATCTCCCTGCTGCTGCCGCGGTTCTACGACGTGCACTCGGGCTCGGTGCGCGTCGGCGACGTCGACGTGCGCGAGCTGCGCCTGTCCTCGCTGCGCCGCACCGTGGGCGTGGTGTTCGAGGAGGCGTTCCTGTTCTCCGACACGGTGCGCGCCAACATCGCCTACGGCCTGCCGGACGCCTCCGACGAGCAGGTCAGGGCGGCGGCCCGGGCCGCCGAGGCGCACGAGTTCATCGAGGCGCTGCCCCGGGGCTACGACACGGTGGTCGGCGAGCGCGGCCTGACCCTCTCCGGCGGCCAGCGGCAACGCGTGGCACTCGCCCGCGCCCTCCTCTCCGACCCGCGCGTGCTGGTCCTGGACGACGCGACCTCGGCCGTGGACACCGCCACCGAGGCCGCCATCCACCGCACCCTGGCCTCGGTCACCGCCGGCCGCACCACGATCCTGATCGCCCACCGCCGCTCGTCGCTGACCCTGGCCGACCGGATCGCGGTGCTCGACGCGGGCCGCGTGGTCGACGTCGGCACGCACGAGGAGCTGCACGAGCGCTGCCGGCTGTACCGGGACCTGCTGGCGGGCCCCGGCGAGGCCATCGAGCAGGTGGACCCGCGGGCCGACGCCCGCCTGGAGCCCGGCCCGGACGGCGTCACCCCCGAGCTGTGGCCGGCCCCCGAGGGCGACGAGCTGGCCGTGCGCGCGGCGAACCGCTCGGTCGCCGCCGCACCGCGGGCCAGGGGCGGCGGCGGCACGTCGGCCCTGCTGGGCGGCACCCCGCCGACCCCCGAGCTGATGGCCCGCGTGCACGCCCTGCCGCCCGCCACCGAGGAACCCGACCTGCGCGGCGAGGACCCGACCGCACCCGACCCCGGCTTCCGCCTGCGCACGCTCCTGCGCCCGGTCCGCTGGGCGATGCTGGGCGTCGGCGGCCTGCTGCTGGTCGACACGGCCCTGGCGGTGGCGCTGCCCGGCCTGGTCCGGGTCGGCGTGGACCGGGGCGTCGTCGGCAACGCCCCCGGCTGGCTCTGGGCGGTGGGCGCGATCGGCTTCGCCCTGGTGGCGATGGGCTGGGCATCGGCGGCGGCGGGTGCGGTGGTGACGTCCCGGGTGGGCGAGCGCCTGCTGTACCTGCTGCGCGTGCGCAGCTACGCCCACCTGCAACGACTCGGCCTGGACTACTACGAGCGCGAGATGGCCGGCCGGATCATGACCCGGATGACCACGGACGTCAACGCGCTGTCCAGCTTCCTCCAGACGGGCCTGACCACCTTCGCGATCAGCGTGCTGACCGTGGTGGGCATCGCCGTGGCCCTGGTCGTGACCGACCCGGGCCTGGCCCTGGTGGCCCTGTCCGTGCTCCCGGTCCTCCTGATCGCGACGGTGATCTTCCAACGCCTGTCGTCGGCCGCCTACGCGGAGGCGCGCGAACGCGTCAGCGCGGTCAACGCCGACCTCCAGGAGAACGTCTCCGGCCTGCGCGTCTCACAGGCTTACACCAGGGAGGCGCGGTCGGCCGAGGCGTTCGCCGAGCGCAGCGACGCCTACCGGCGCTCCCGCATCCGGGCCCAGCGCTACATCGCCACGTACTTCCCGTTCCTGGCGCTCCTGTCGGGCGTGGCCCAGGCAGCGATCCTGGTGGTCGGCGCCTACCGGGTGGCGGACGGCACCCTGTCCCCCGGCGTCCTGCTGGCCTTCGTCCTCTACCTGGGCCTCTTCTTCGCCCCCCTCTACCAACTCTCCGGCGTCTTCGACGGCTACCAGCAGGCCAGGGTGGGCCTGAGCCGCATCGGCGACCTGCTGCGCACCCCGACGACGGTCCCCCCGGCGACCAACCCCGTGCCGGTGACCGCCCTGAGGGGCGAGGTCGAACTGCGCAACGTCACCTTCGCCTACCAGGGCACCGACCACCCGGCCCTGGAGGACGTGTCCCTGCACGTGGCCCCGGGCGAGACCGTGGCCCTGGTGGGCGCCACCGGCGCGGGCAAGTCGACGCTGGTCAAACTCGTGGCCAGGTTCTACGACGCAACCAGCGGCCAAGTCCTCGTGGACGGCGTGGACGTGCGCGACTACGACCTGTCAGCCCTGCGGCAACGCCTGGGCGTAGTCCCGCAGGAAGCCCACCTGTTCGGCGGTGACGTGGCCGAGAACGTGGCCTACGGCAAACCGGACGCCACCCGAGCCGAAGTCGAGTCGGCGGTCCGCGCGGTAGGCGCCCTCCCCGTAGTCGCCTCCCTGCCCAACGCGTTCCACCAACAGGTGGGAGAACGAGGCCAAGCCCTGTCCGCCGGCCAACGACAACTGGTCGCCCTGGCCAGGGCGGAACTGGTCCAACCAGCCCTGCTCCTGCTGGACGAGGCAACAGCCGCCCTGGACCCGGCCACCGAGTCAGCGGTCCTGGCGGCCTCCGACCACCTGGCCGGCGCCCGGACCACGTTCGTAGTCGCACACCGCCTGGCCACAGCCGCACGAGCCGACCGAATCGTCGTACTGGACGGTGGCCGGGTCGCGGAAGTCGGCACGCACACCGAACTGCTGGCGGCAGGCGGCCGCTACGCCCGACTGTGGGCGCACAGCGTGGGCGACGCGGTACCAGGGGACACCGTCACCGACGACGACCTGACCAGCGCACAGGCGGGCTGA
- a CDS encoding SRPBCC family protein, giving the protein MTAITHPETTISADPALPVIRITREFDAPREAVFRAHTDPELVVKWLGPRSVTMEVERWDATTGGGYRYLHRRGDEAYGFYGSFHEVRPAERIVQTFTFEGVPDGVCLETMTLEDLGGGRTRLHVVSVFETVEGRDAAMSSGMSYGVTQGYEQLDELLAS; this is encoded by the coding sequence ATGACTGCGATCACGCACCCCGAGACCACGATCAGCGCGGACCCGGCGCTGCCGGTCATCCGGATCACCCGGGAGTTCGACGCGCCGCGTGAGGCGGTGTTCCGGGCGCACACCGATCCGGAGCTGGTGGTGAAGTGGCTGGGGCCGCGGTCGGTGACCATGGAGGTGGAGCGCTGGGACGCCACCACCGGTGGGGGGTACCGGTACCTGCACCGGCGGGGGGACGAGGCGTACGGGTTCTACGGGTCGTTCCACGAGGTGCGGCCGGCTGAGCGGATCGTGCAGACGTTCACGTTCGAGGGGGTGCCGGACGGGGTGTGCCTGGAGACGATGACGCTGGAGGACCTGGGGGGTGGGCGGACCCGGTTGCACGTGGTGAGCGTGTTCGAGACGGTCGAGGGGCGGGATGCGGCCATGTCCAGCGGGATGTCTTACGGGGTGACGCAGGGGTACGAGCAGTTGGACGAGCTGCTGGCTTCCTAG